The following are encoded together in the Candidatus Omnitrophota bacterium genome:
- a CDS encoding 50S ribosomal protein L16, which translates to MVLMPKRVKYRKLQKGNRRGIAVAGSELAFGEFGLKALANGWIKNNQIEAVRVVLARQLNKGGKLWIRIFPDKSITKKPAEVRMGKGKGDLSHWVAVVKRGRILFEMGGVPEEFARQCFRLAAYKLPVRSKFITRTHK; encoded by the coding sequence ATGGTATTAATGCCTAAAAGAGTTAAATATAGAAAATTACAAAAAGGCAACCGCAGAGGGATTGCAGTCGCTGGTTCGGAATTAGCCTTTGGTGAATTTGGCCTCAAAGCACTTGCTAACGGCTGGATTAAAAATAATCAAATAGAAGCAGTAAGGGTTGTCCTGGCAAGGCAGCTGAACAAAGGCGGAAAATTGTGGATAAGGATATTTCCCGATAAGTCAATTACTAAGAAGCCTGCCGAAGTAAGAATGGGAAAAGGCAAGGGAGACCTGAGCCACTGGGTAGCAGTCGTAAAAAGAGGAAGGATTTTATTTGAAATGGGCGGTGTCCCTGAAGAATTCGCCAGGCAGTGTTTCAGGCTTGCCGCATACAAGCTTCCCGTAAGATCAAAATTTAT
- a CDS encoding 30S ribosomal protein S3, with product MGQKVNPFVLRVGFIRTWHSRWFAKPKDYATFIKEDFNIRKFIKKRFKQAAISKIIIERLAERIKIRILSARPGIIIGRHGADIERLREDLNAMVKREISIDIEEVKNPGIDAQLVAENVSLQIEKRVAFRRAVKRAMEQSLSSGAKGIKVTCSGRLNGAEMSRTETYKQGKVPLQTLRADIDYGFAEALTTYGLIGVKVWLYKGDVLLARGASLSTQIAEDKEESQETAKPNIGS from the coding sequence ATGGGGCAGAAAGTAAATCCGTTCGTATTGAGGGTAGGTTTTATCAGGACATGGCATAGCCGTTGGTTTGCTAAACCCAAAGATTATGCCACGTTTATAAAAGAAGATTTCAATATACGCAAGTTTATAAAGAAGCGTTTTAAGCAGGCAGCTATTTCAAAAATTATAATTGAAAGGCTTGCCGAAAGGATTAAGATCAGGATTTTAAGCGCCAGGCCCGGTATAATAATCGGGCGCCATGGTGCTGATATAGAGCGGCTAAGAGAAGACTTGAACGCCATGGTAAAAAGAGAAATTTCAATTGATATTGAAGAAGTAAAGAATCCCGGCATTGATGCCCAGCTGGTTGCCGAGAATGTATCTCTACAGATTGAAAAGAGAGTAGCTTTTAGAAGGGCTGTAAAACGCGCAATGGAACAATCCCTTTCTTCAGGTGCTAAAGGTATAAAAGTAACATGTTCCGGAAGGTTAAACGGAGCAGAGATGTCAAGGACAGAGACTTATAAACAGGGCAAGGTTCCTCTGCAGACCCTTAGGGCAGATATTGATTATGGATTTGCCGAGGCTTTAACTACCTATGGCCTTATAGGCGTAAAGGTGTGGCTTTATAAAGGAGATGTGCTTCTGGCTAGAGGCGCCAGCTTGAGTACTCAAATAGCTGAGGATAAAGAAGAGTCACAGGAAACAGCTAAGCCTAATATCGGGAGTTAA
- a CDS encoding 50S ribosomal protein L22, translating into MIAKAESRYVRMSSRKVRQVLELIRKEDATDALAILSNLNKRAKEFLIKILKQAIANAKVKGIKQEQLYISKAVCNIGPSWKRYKAAAFGRASPIKKRTCHIKIELDIKQENN; encoded by the coding sequence ATGATAGCAAAAGCCGAATCAAGATATGTCAGGATGTCAAGCCGTAAAGTCAGGCAGGTTTTGGAGCTTATACGCAAAGAAGATGCTACCGATGCCTTGGCTATCTTGTCAAATTTGAATAAAAGAGCGAAGGAATTCCTGATTAAAATACTTAAACAGGCGATAGCAAATGCAAAAGTAAAAGGGATTAAGCAAGAGCAGTTATATATCTCAAAAGCAGTCTGCAATATTGGCCCATCATGGAAAAGATACAAGGCAGCCGCTTTCGGAAGGGCAAGCCCGATAAAAAAGAGGACTTGTCATATAAAAATCGAGTTAGATATTAAGCAGGAGAATAATTAA
- a CDS encoding 30S ribosomal protein S19 has product MPRSLKKGPFVEEKLVKKADRARRSGQRLAIKTWSRRSTIIPDFVGLTFAVYDGKKHAPVFVTENMVGHKLGEFAPTRIFRKHGGVKAKKAPEKT; this is encoded by the coding sequence ATGCCCAGATCATTAAAAAAAGGCCCGTTCGTAGAAGAAAAATTGGTAAAAAAAGCGGATAGAGCAAGGCGTTCAGGCCAAAGGTTAGCAATAAAAACTTGGTCAAGGCGCTCTACAATAATACCTGATTTTGTAGGGTTGACCTTTGCGGTTTACGATGGCAAAAAGCACGCACCTGTATTTGTCACTGAGAATATGGTAGGCCATAAACTCGGAGAATTCGCACCGACAAGGATTTTCAGGAAACATGGTGGAGTTAAGGCGAAGAAGGCGCCGGAAAAAACATAA